A stretch of Caenorhabditis elegans chromosome IV DNA encodes these proteins:
- the F07C6.4 gene encoding FERM domain-containing protein (Confirmed by transcript evidence) — protein sequence MPMSHPPYILLKTDQSEVERRVFEKFRYYRRLPVGTGMISFIKLAEKSESYGYRMYEALNENNDKCILSIGYKGIYIYRRSRHQNLITPYLAYPWRVIDNLYYRDKKFSIEIREPKKNESSENVSDDVILINDRQLSEAFSHPTTQVSCGRRRSNNQQPRVLLFPFTCQTPLVCRTVWMSAIAQHRFFLERKELKKKGHHHSRNAVVDHQELTEKLNRLTSTSSLGSSLPSLSSLHSNSSIGTMPSAKIGDGSTSSLPMSSAKPMSTQTSEPQLPDVPEPNESLHNKTIDEFQKDQEKCDRLKARKAELEMRLRQKMQELKDVCVEEGDITGEMPVEINDVVLPGDDFPRLKRRVGTAYSIPDELIKADKADKMSQLETDVELHRRIVAAASRLATDKNTNKSVRKKRQKDLQAARLRLNRLEQGLQQMRHSASKPDISSLTSDSSNSWTASNSSGPMLTMAMTKSCPTTPRGSVPDLRNGLDDEKDEFDENVEDRVSRRAPSYENVGYRSTSYRSSYRQAHYPTIQDEHTQRKRAQSAHSISTDNGATGRTSTYSVPLNDAAQKFREYDYDDEEDSTPTMDLPSHLINVRRLTSSISCQAGFATASLDRRYSKLNGGRLSSGGGGSDDVVRQNVTTRITTFPVATSAATVILSGKPYSASELPRFQPPPPVARVTHMPRGSLPPYSSATMGAQSPAPPPNGKLPTNPQMEALLSYYKQQQQQQHQQQSRSAPSQQPKTATIV from the exons ATGCCAATGTCCCATCCACCGTATATTCTACTGAAAACCGATCAGAGTGAAGTGGAACGGAgagtttttgagaagtttcgaTATTACAGACGACTGCCTGTAGGTACTGGAATGATAAG tttcataaAGCTCGCCGAAAAGAGTGAATCGTATGGTTATCGAATGTATGAAGCTCTGAACGAAAACAATGATAAATGTATTCTATCAATTGGATATAAAGGAATTTACATTTATCGAAGAAGTCGACATCAGAATTTGATCACACCGTACCTCGCGTATCCGTGGAGAGTTATCGACAATTTGTATTATCGGGATAAGAAATTTTCCATCGAAATTCGGGAAccgaaaaa GAACGAAAGTAGCGAGAACGTGTCAGATGATGTGATCCTGATCAATGACCGGCAGCTGTCAGAAGCATTCAGCCACCCGACTACCCA AGTTTCCTGTGGTCGTCGCCGTTCAAACAATCAACAGCCGCGAGTTCTTCTATTCCCATTCACATGCCAAACTCCTCTCGTGTGCCGAACAGTTTGGATGTCAGCAATCGCCCAACATCGTTTCTTTTTGGAACGAAAGGAACTGAAAAAG AAAGGACATCATCATTCGCGAAACGCTGTCGTCGATCATCAGGAGCTCACCGAGAAGCTCAATCGACTTACCAGTACCAGCTCGTTGGGATCCAGTCTGCCTTCATTGag ctctctTCACTCGAACTCGTCGATCGGCACAATGCCGTCGGCGAAAATTGGCGACGGAAGTACATCAAGCCTTCCAATGTCATCAGCCAAGCCAATGTCAACACAAACATCGGAACCACAGTTACCAGATGTACCCGAACCGAATGAATCGCTTCACA ataaaacaaTCGACGAGTTCCAGAAGGATCAAGAGAAATGTGATCGATTGAAAGCTCGAAAAGCTGAACTCGAAATGAGGCttcgacaaaaaatgcaagaacTCAAGGATGTATGTGTCGAAGAGGGAGATATAACCGGAGAGATGCCTGTCGAAATTAACGACGTTGTGCTCCCCGGCGATGATTTTCCACGATTAAAGCGGCGAGTCGGGACAGCTTATTCGATTCCAGATGAATTGATTAAAGCTGATAAg gCTGATAAAATGAGCCAATTGGAAACTGACGTGGAGCTTCATCGACGGATTGTGGCGGCGGCTTCAAGGCTGGCAACTGATAAGAACACGAATAAATCAGTGAGAAAGAAGCGGCAGAAGGATCTTCAAGCAGCACGGCTCCGGCTCAATCGGCTCGAGCAGGGACTTCAACAAATGAGACATTCGGCGAGTAAACCGGATATTAGTAGCCTTACAAGTGATAGTAGCA actccTGGACAGCATCCAACTCGAGTGGACCGATGCTCACGATGGCGATGACGAAGAGCTGCCCTACGACGCCACGTGGATCGGTGCCAGATTTGAGAAATGGCTTGGACGATGAGAAAGacgaatttgatgaaaatgttgaagatCGTGTGTCCAGGAGGGCTCCGAG ctacGAAAACGTCGGCTACCGTTCCACATCGTATCGAAGCAGTTACCGGCAGGCACACTATCCTACAATTCAG GACGAGCATACCCAACGAAAACGTGCTCAATCTGCACATTCTATAAGTACAGATAATGGAGCAACAGGAAGAACATCCACATATTCTGTCCCACTAAATGATGctgctcaaaaattccgagaatatgattatgatgatgaagaagattcTACACCGACAATGGATCTTCCTAGTCATCTTATCAATGTTCGACGTCTAACATCCTCAATTTCATGTCAAGCTGGATTTGCCACTGCAAGCTTGGATCGTCGATATTCGAAACTTAATGGAGGAAGATTATCATCAGGTGGTGGTGGATCGGATGATGTTGTTCGACAGAATGTTACTACTAGAATCACAACATTCCCTGTCGCTACGTCAGCGGCTACCGTAATCTTATCCGG aAAACCTTACTCTGCATCAGAACTTCCTCGATTTCAACCACCTCCTCCAGTTGCCCGTGTCACACATATGCCACGTGGATCCCTGCCACCGTACTCCTCCGCGACAATGGGAGCACAATCACCGGCTCCTCCGCCaaacggaaaattgccgaCAAATCCGCAAATGGAGGCACTTTTATCATATTATAAGcagcaacagcaacaacaacatcaGCAGCAATCACGGTCAGCGCCATCTCAACAGCCCAAGACGGCGACAATTGTCTAG
- the F07C6.4 gene encoding FERM domain-containing protein (Confirmed by transcript evidence), translating into MPMSHPPYILLKTDQSEVERRVFEKFRYYRRLPVGTGMISFIKLAEKSESYGYRMYEALNENNDKCILSIGYKGIYIYRRSRHQNLITPYLAYPWRVIDNLYYRDKKFSIEIREPKKNESSENVSDDVILINDRQLSEAFSHPTTQVSCGRRRSNNQQPRVLLFPFTCQTPLVCRTVWMSAIAQHRFFLERKELKKKGHHHSRNAVVDHQELTEKLNRLTSTSSLGSSLPSLSSLHSNSSIGTMPSAKIGDGSTSSLPMSSAKPMSTQTSEPQLPDVPEPNESLHNKTIDEFQKDQEKCDRLKARKAELEMRLRQKMQELKDVCVEEGDITGEMPVEINDVVLPGDDFPRLKRRVGTAYSIPDELIKADKADKMSQLETDVELHRRIVAAASRLATDKNTNKSVRKKRQKDLQAARLRLNRLEQGLQQMRHSASKPDISSLTSDSSNSWTASNSSGPMLTMAMTKSCPTTPRGSVPDLRNGLDDEKDEFDENVEDRVSRRAPSAISRHSLSQRYSGVSSSSTSSGSDSMGLGLPPRPTSRKSQQQQTTPFDDQLDNPMICEIPPPPSSAAAHPLYENVGYRSTSYRSSYRQAHYPTIQDEHTQRKRAQSAHSISTDNGATGRTSTYSVPLNDAAQKFREYDYDDEEDSTPTMDLPSHLINVRRLTSSISCQAGFATASLDRRYSKLNGGRLSSGGGGSDDVVRQNVTTRITTFPVATSAATVILSGKPYSASELPRFQPPPPVARVTHMPRGSLPPYSSATMGAQSPAPPPNGKLPTNPQMEALLSYYKQQQQQQHQQQSRSAPSQQPKTATIV; encoded by the exons ATGCCAATGTCCCATCCACCGTATATTCTACTGAAAACCGATCAGAGTGAAGTGGAACGGAgagtttttgagaagtttcgaTATTACAGACGACTGCCTGTAGGTACTGGAATGATAAG tttcataaAGCTCGCCGAAAAGAGTGAATCGTATGGTTATCGAATGTATGAAGCTCTGAACGAAAACAATGATAAATGTATTCTATCAATTGGATATAAAGGAATTTACATTTATCGAAGAAGTCGACATCAGAATTTGATCACACCGTACCTCGCGTATCCGTGGAGAGTTATCGACAATTTGTATTATCGGGATAAGAAATTTTCCATCGAAATTCGGGAAccgaaaaa GAACGAAAGTAGCGAGAACGTGTCAGATGATGTGATCCTGATCAATGACCGGCAGCTGTCAGAAGCATTCAGCCACCCGACTACCCA AGTTTCCTGTGGTCGTCGCCGTTCAAACAATCAACAGCCGCGAGTTCTTCTATTCCCATTCACATGCCAAACTCCTCTCGTGTGCCGAACAGTTTGGATGTCAGCAATCGCCCAACATCGTTTCTTTTTGGAACGAAAGGAACTGAAAAAG AAAGGACATCATCATTCGCGAAACGCTGTCGTCGATCATCAGGAGCTCACCGAGAAGCTCAATCGACTTACCAGTACCAGCTCGTTGGGATCCAGTCTGCCTTCATTGag ctctctTCACTCGAACTCGTCGATCGGCACAATGCCGTCGGCGAAAATTGGCGACGGAAGTACATCAAGCCTTCCAATGTCATCAGCCAAGCCAATGTCAACACAAACATCGGAACCACAGTTACCAGATGTACCCGAACCGAATGAATCGCTTCACA ataaaacaaTCGACGAGTTCCAGAAGGATCAAGAGAAATGTGATCGATTGAAAGCTCGAAAAGCTGAACTCGAAATGAGGCttcgacaaaaaatgcaagaacTCAAGGATGTATGTGTCGAAGAGGGAGATATAACCGGAGAGATGCCTGTCGAAATTAACGACGTTGTGCTCCCCGGCGATGATTTTCCACGATTAAAGCGGCGAGTCGGGACAGCTTATTCGATTCCAGATGAATTGATTAAAGCTGATAAg gCTGATAAAATGAGCCAATTGGAAACTGACGTGGAGCTTCATCGACGGATTGTGGCGGCGGCTTCAAGGCTGGCAACTGATAAGAACACGAATAAATCAGTGAGAAAGAAGCGGCAGAAGGATCTTCAAGCAGCACGGCTCCGGCTCAATCGGCTCGAGCAGGGACTTCAACAAATGAGACATTCGGCGAGTAAACCGGATATTAGTAGCCTTACAAGTGATAGTAGCA actccTGGACAGCATCCAACTCGAGTGGACCGATGCTCACGATGGCGATGACGAAGAGCTGCCCTACGACGCCACGTGGATCGGTGCCAGATTTGAGAAATGGCTTGGACGATGAGAAAGacgaatttgatgaaaatgttgaagatCGTGTGTCCAGGAGGGCTCCGAG TGCAATATCCCGTCACTCCCTATCCCAACGATATTCTGGAGTTTCCTCTTCCTCCACAAGTTCCGGATCTGATTCTATGGGACTTGGGCTTCCACCACGTCCAACATCTCGAAAATCACAGCAACAACAGACGACACCGTTCGATGATCAACTCGACAATCCGATGATCTGCGAgattccaccaccaccatcttCTGCCGCCGCCCATCCACT ctacGAAAACGTCGGCTACCGTTCCACATCGTATCGAAGCAGTTACCGGCAGGCACACTATCCTACAATTCAG GACGAGCATACCCAACGAAAACGTGCTCAATCTGCACATTCTATAAGTACAGATAATGGAGCAACAGGAAGAACATCCACATATTCTGTCCCACTAAATGATGctgctcaaaaattccgagaatatgattatgatgatgaagaagattcTACACCGACAATGGATCTTCCTAGTCATCTTATCAATGTTCGACGTCTAACATCCTCAATTTCATGTCAAGCTGGATTTGCCACTGCAAGCTTGGATCGTCGATATTCGAAACTTAATGGAGGAAGATTATCATCAGGTGGTGGTGGATCGGATGATGTTGTTCGACAGAATGTTACTACTAGAATCACAACATTCCCTGTCGCTACGTCAGCGGCTACCGTAATCTTATCCGG aAAACCTTACTCTGCATCAGAACTTCCTCGATTTCAACCACCTCCTCCAGTTGCCCGTGTCACACATATGCCACGTGGATCCCTGCCACCGTACTCCTCCGCGACAATGGGAGCACAATCACCGGCTCCTCCGCCaaacggaaaattgccgaCAAATCCGCAAATGGAGGCACTTTTATCATATTATAAGcagcaacagcaacaacaacatcaGCAGCAATCACGGTCAGCGCCATCTCAACAGCCCAAGACGGCGACAATTGTCTAG
- the F07C6.4 gene encoding Cytohesin Ubiquitin Protein Inducing domain-containing protein (Partially confirmed by transcript evidence), with protein MHMEQDVNAALRPAYRHRYLQKGHHHSRNAVVDHQELTEKLNRLTSTSSLGSSLPSLSSLHSNSSIGTMPSAKIGDGSTSSLPMSSAKPMSTQTSEPQLPDVPEPNESLHNKTIDEFQKDQEKCDRLKARKAELEMRLRQKMQELKDVCVEEGDITGEMPVEINDVVLPGDDFPRLKRRVGTAYSIPDELIKADKADKMSQLETDVELHRRIVAAASRLATDKNTNKSVRKKRQKDLQAARLRLNRLEQGLQQMRHSASKPDISSLTSDSSNSWTASNSSGPMLTMAMTKSCPTTPRGSVPDLRNGLDDEKDEFDENVEDRVSRRAPSAISRHSLSQRYSGVSSSSTSSGSDSMGLGLPPRPTSRKSQQQQTTPFDDQLDNPMICEIPPPPSSAAAHPLYENVGYRSTSYRSSYRQAHYPTIQDEHTQRKRAQSAHSISTDNGATGRTSTYSVPLNDAAQKFREYDYDDEEDSTPTMDLPSHLINVRRLTSSISCQAGFATASLDRRYSKLNGGRLSSGGGGSDDVVRQNVTTRITTFPVATSAATVILSGKPYSASELPRFQPPPPVARVTHMPRGSLPPYSSATMGAQSPAPPPNGKLPTNPQMEALLSYYKQQQQQQHQQQSRSAPSQQPKTATIV; from the exons ATGCACATGGAGCAAGATGTGAACGCTGCGCTCAGGCCGGCGTATCGGCATAGGTACCTACAG AAAGGACATCATCATTCGCGAAACGCTGTCGTCGATCATCAGGAGCTCACCGAGAAGCTCAATCGACTTACCAGTACCAGCTCGTTGGGATCCAGTCTGCCTTCATTGag ctctctTCACTCGAACTCGTCGATCGGCACAATGCCGTCGGCGAAAATTGGCGACGGAAGTACATCAAGCCTTCCAATGTCATCAGCCAAGCCAATGTCAACACAAACATCGGAACCACAGTTACCAGATGTACCCGAACCGAATGAATCGCTTCACA ataaaacaaTCGACGAGTTCCAGAAGGATCAAGAGAAATGTGATCGATTGAAAGCTCGAAAAGCTGAACTCGAAATGAGGCttcgacaaaaaatgcaagaacTCAAGGATGTATGTGTCGAAGAGGGAGATATAACCGGAGAGATGCCTGTCGAAATTAACGACGTTGTGCTCCCCGGCGATGATTTTCCACGATTAAAGCGGCGAGTCGGGACAGCTTATTCGATTCCAGATGAATTGATTAAAGCTGATAAg gCTGATAAAATGAGCCAATTGGAAACTGACGTGGAGCTTCATCGACGGATTGTGGCGGCGGCTTCAAGGCTGGCAACTGATAAGAACACGAATAAATCAGTGAGAAAGAAGCGGCAGAAGGATCTTCAAGCAGCACGGCTCCGGCTCAATCGGCTCGAGCAGGGACTTCAACAAATGAGACATTCGGCGAGTAAACCGGATATTAGTAGCCTTACAAGTGATAGTAGCA actccTGGACAGCATCCAACTCGAGTGGACCGATGCTCACGATGGCGATGACGAAGAGCTGCCCTACGACGCCACGTGGATCGGTGCCAGATTTGAGAAATGGCTTGGACGATGAGAAAGacgaatttgatgaaaatgttgaagatCGTGTGTCCAGGAGGGCTCCGAG TGCAATATCCCGTCACTCCCTATCCCAACGATATTCTGGAGTTTCCTCTTCCTCCACAAGTTCCGGATCTGATTCTATGGGACTTGGGCTTCCACCACGTCCAACATCTCGAAAATCACAGCAACAACAGACGACACCGTTCGATGATCAACTCGACAATCCGATGATCTGCGAgattccaccaccaccatcttCTGCCGCCGCCCATCCACT ctacGAAAACGTCGGCTACCGTTCCACATCGTATCGAAGCAGTTACCGGCAGGCACACTATCCTACAATTCAG GACGAGCATACCCAACGAAAACGTGCTCAATCTGCACATTCTATAAGTACAGATAATGGAGCAACAGGAAGAACATCCACATATTCTGTCCCACTAAATGATGctgctcaaaaattccgagaatatgattatgatgatgaagaagattcTACACCGACAATGGATCTTCCTAGTCATCTTATCAATGTTCGACGTCTAACATCCTCAATTTCATGTCAAGCTGGATTTGCCACTGCAAGCTTGGATCGTCGATATTCGAAACTTAATGGAGGAAGATTATCATCAGGTGGTGGTGGATCGGATGATGTTGTTCGACAGAATGTTACTACTAGAATCACAACATTCCCTGTCGCTACGTCAGCGGCTACCGTAATCTTATCCGG aAAACCTTACTCTGCATCAGAACTTCCTCGATTTCAACCACCTCCTCCAGTTGCCCGTGTCACACATATGCCACGTGGATCCCTGCCACCGTACTCCTCCGCGACAATGGGAGCACAATCACCGGCTCCTCCGCCaaacggaaaattgccgaCAAATCCGCAAATGGAGGCACTTTTATCATATTATAAGcagcaacagcaacaacaacatcaGCAGCAATCACGGTCAGCGCCATCTCAACAGCCCAAGACGGCGACAATTGTCTAG
- the F07C6.4 gene encoding Cytohesin Ubiquitin Protein Inducing domain-containing protein (Confirmed by transcript evidence): MPSAKIGDGSTSSLPMSSAKPMSTQTSEPQLPDVPEPNESLHNKTIDEFQKDQEKCDRLKARKAELEMRLRQKMQELKDVCVEEGDITGEMPVEINDVVLPGDDFPRLKRRVGTAYSIPDELIKADKADKMSQLETDVELHRRIVAAASRLATDKNTNKSVRKKRQKDLQAARLRLNRLEQGLQQMRHSASKPDISSLTSDSSNSWTASNSSGPMLTMAMTKSCPTTPRGSVPDLRNGLDDEKDEFDENVEDRVSRRAPSAISRHSLSQRYSGVSSSSTSSGSDSMGLGLPPRPTSRKSQQQQTTPFDDQLDNPMICEIPPPPSSAAAHPLYENVGYRSTSYRSSYRQAHYPTIQDEHTQRKRAQSAHSISTDNGATGRTSTYSVPLNDAAQKFREYDYDDEEDSTPTMDLPSHLINVRRLTSSISCQAGFATASLDRRYSKLNGGRLSSGGGGSDDVVRQNVTTRITTFPVATSAATVILSGKPYSASELPRFQPPPPVARVTHMPRGSLPPYSSATMGAQSPAPPPNGKLPTNPQMEALLSYYKQQQQQQHQQQSRSAPSQQPKTATIV; this comes from the exons ATGCCGTCGGCGAAAATTGGCGACGGAAGTACATCAAGCCTTCCAATGTCATCAGCCAAGCCAATGTCAACACAAACATCGGAACCACAGTTACCAGATGTACCCGAACCGAATGAATCGCTTCACA ataaaacaaTCGACGAGTTCCAGAAGGATCAAGAGAAATGTGATCGATTGAAAGCTCGAAAAGCTGAACTCGAAATGAGGCttcgacaaaaaatgcaagaacTCAAGGATGTATGTGTCGAAGAGGGAGATATAACCGGAGAGATGCCTGTCGAAATTAACGACGTTGTGCTCCCCGGCGATGATTTTCCACGATTAAAGCGGCGAGTCGGGACAGCTTATTCGATTCCAGATGAATTGATTAAAGCTGATAAg gCTGATAAAATGAGCCAATTGGAAACTGACGTGGAGCTTCATCGACGGATTGTGGCGGCGGCTTCAAGGCTGGCAACTGATAAGAACACGAATAAATCAGTGAGAAAGAAGCGGCAGAAGGATCTTCAAGCAGCACGGCTCCGGCTCAATCGGCTCGAGCAGGGACTTCAACAAATGAGACATTCGGCGAGTAAACCGGATATTAGTAGCCTTACAAGTGATAGTAGCA actccTGGACAGCATCCAACTCGAGTGGACCGATGCTCACGATGGCGATGACGAAGAGCTGCCCTACGACGCCACGTGGATCGGTGCCAGATTTGAGAAATGGCTTGGACGATGAGAAAGacgaatttgatgaaaatgttgaagatCGTGTGTCCAGGAGGGCTCCGAG TGCAATATCCCGTCACTCCCTATCCCAACGATATTCTGGAGTTTCCTCTTCCTCCACAAGTTCCGGATCTGATTCTATGGGACTTGGGCTTCCACCACGTCCAACATCTCGAAAATCACAGCAACAACAGACGACACCGTTCGATGATCAACTCGACAATCCGATGATCTGCGAgattccaccaccaccatcttCTGCCGCCGCCCATCCACT ctacGAAAACGTCGGCTACCGTTCCACATCGTATCGAAGCAGTTACCGGCAGGCACACTATCCTACAATTCAG GACGAGCATACCCAACGAAAACGTGCTCAATCTGCACATTCTATAAGTACAGATAATGGAGCAACAGGAAGAACATCCACATATTCTGTCCCACTAAATGATGctgctcaaaaattccgagaatatgattatgatgatgaagaagattcTACACCGACAATGGATCTTCCTAGTCATCTTATCAATGTTCGACGTCTAACATCCTCAATTTCATGTCAAGCTGGATTTGCCACTGCAAGCTTGGATCGTCGATATTCGAAACTTAATGGAGGAAGATTATCATCAGGTGGTGGTGGATCGGATGATGTTGTTCGACAGAATGTTACTACTAGAATCACAACATTCCCTGTCGCTACGTCAGCGGCTACCGTAATCTTATCCGG aAAACCTTACTCTGCATCAGAACTTCCTCGATTTCAACCACCTCCTCCAGTTGCCCGTGTCACACATATGCCACGTGGATCCCTGCCACCGTACTCCTCCGCGACAATGGGAGCACAATCACCGGCTCCTCCGCCaaacggaaaattgccgaCAAATCCGCAAATGGAGGCACTTTTATCATATTATAAGcagcaacagcaacaacaacatcaGCAGCAATCACGGTCAGCGCCATCTCAACAGCCCAAGACGGCGACAATTGTCTAG